The Desulfomicrobium orale DSM 12838 genome includes a window with the following:
- a CDS encoding ABC transporter ATP-binding protein, producing the protein MEKLSARSVHFGYAAHAVLHDVSLAVHEGEVFCLLGPNGSGKTSLLKIFLGLLRPRSGFVLAEGRPVEVWSPKELARQVAYVPQLHRMAFAYRVLDVVLMGRMAHSGLFGRMRGEDETAAREALERLDIGHLAAKSYAEISGGERQLTLIARALAQGAKTLVMDEPLNGLDYGNQLRVLERITHLAAEGYAILKTTHFPDHALWMASKVALLRQGRIAACGPPAEVMTSRMLSELYQADIRLAPVSPELRVCLPLSVLEQETSLVSPGRNLCAG; encoded by the coding sequence ATGGAGAAGCTTTCCGCCCGGTCCGTGCATTTCGGCTATGCCGCCCATGCCGTGCTGCACGATGTGTCTTTGGCCGTGCATGAAGGGGAAGTCTTTTGCCTGCTGGGACCCAACGGCAGTGGAAAAACATCGCTGCTCAAGATTTTTCTGGGCCTGCTCCGGCCCCGGTCCGGCTTTGTGCTGGCGGAAGGCAGGCCCGTGGAAGTCTGGAGTCCGAAGGAACTGGCCCGGCAGGTGGCCTATGTTCCGCAACTGCACCGCATGGCCTTTGCCTACCGCGTGCTGGACGTGGTGCTCATGGGCCGCATGGCCCACAGCGGGCTGTTCGGCAGGATGCGCGGAGAAGATGAGACTGCGGCGCGGGAGGCTCTGGAGCGGCTGGATATCGGGCATCTGGCGGCGAAGAGTTACGCGGAGATAAGCGGCGGGGAGCGGCAGCTGACCCTCATCGCCCGGGCTCTGGCCCAGGGGGCCAAAACCCTGGTCATGGACGAGCCCCTGAACGGACTGGATTACGGCAATCAGCTCCGCGTGCTGGAGCGCATCACTCATCTCGCCGCCGAAGGCTACGCCATCCTCAAGACCACCCACTTTCCCGACCACGCCCTGTGGATGGCCTCGAAGGTCGCACTGTTGCGCCAGGGCCGTATCGCCGCCTGCGGCCCGCCCGCCGAGGTCATGACCTCGCGTATGCTGAGCGAACTCTACCAGGCCGACATCCGCCTCGCTCCGGTGAGTCCAGAACTTCGCGTCTGTCTGCCCCTGTCCGTGCTGGAGCAGGAAACCTCTCTGGTTTCGCCGGGGCGGAACCTGTGTGCAGGATAG
- a CDS encoding universal stress protein, giving the protein MVKIERVLVPVDGSDSSKNAAKYAAHLLNARNPTLYLLHVVEAVNMAIGGESAEELRKANEAKAMALLEEYRKMVEACGFKNTELLARSGRRPDYVILNTQEELDCDMIIIGSRGQSALENVVMGSVVTGVLEEATCPVLVTRNLRGRYLEEATGL; this is encoded by the coding sequence ATGGTCAAAATTGAACGTGTACTGGTTCCGGTGGACGGCTCCGACTCATCCAAGAACGCGGCCAAATACGCCGCGCATCTGCTGAACGCCAGAAACCCCACGCTCTACCTGCTGCATGTGGTGGAAGCGGTAAACATGGCCATCGGCGGGGAAAGCGCCGAAGAACTGCGCAAGGCGAACGAGGCCAAGGCCATGGCCCTGCTCGAAGAATACAGGAAAATGGTGGAGGCCTGCGGATTTAAGAATACCGAGCTCCTCGCGCGCAGCGGCCGCCGGCCCGACTATGTCATCCTGAACACCCAGGAAGAGCTGGACTGCGACATGATCATCATCGGCTCGCGAGGCCAGTCCGCCCTGGAGAATGTGGTCATGGGCAGCGTGGTCACCGGAGTGCTGGAAGAAGCCACCTGCCCCGTGCTGGTCACGCGCAACCTGCGCGGCAGATATCTGGAAGAAGCAACCGGTCTGTAA
- a CDS encoding vitamin B12-dependent ribonucleotide reductase, producing MNILKMPADLPEAILNPNAEVVLQKRYLKKGLDGKPIESPKEMFWRVASGIASMEENYPNSSWKAEELARTFYTMMTQYDFLPNSPTLMNAGTELGQLAACFVLPVGDSMDEIFDAVKHAALIHKSGGGTGFSFTRLRPKDSRVGSTGGVASGPISFLKIFNTATEQVKQGGTRRGANMGILRVDHPDILEFIRAKEREGDLNNFNLSVALTEKFMNSVENDEEYPLVAPHTGEIVEYLKAREVFELLVRKAWESGDPGIIFLDRINRDNPTPDQGEMESTNPCGEQPLLPYEACNLGSINLARFVTEVDDVRGVDWDRLRQTVHLSVRFLDNVIDASEYPLERISQTVRRNRKIGLGIMGWADLLYQLRLPYDSRRATSLAEKLMDFIQKESRSASKALATERTPFPAYETSVFKKQNLGPYRNATTTTIAPTGTLSIIAGCSSGIEPLFALCFVRQVMDGEKLAEANSFFVQALHEAGCHSEKLMQEVVEKGSIQQMEFLPEELRSVFVTAMDIEPQWHLKMQAAFQKHTDNAVSKTVNLPNSSTQEDIYKIYWMAYEEGCKGVTVYRDGCKSVQVLCTGDGKKEEKKAEESRPMDRPDIVYGFTQKVRTGLGDLYLTVNEVDGKPFEVFATIGRSGRSITAKAEAIGRLVSLALRSGVHVREIVKQLKGIGGEHPVFQKKDMLLSIPDAVSWVFENRYLQDNSLRNLAKSLSKADCPECFGELVFQEGCFVCPSCGFTKCG from the coding sequence ATGAACATCCTGAAAATGCCCGCCGATCTGCCGGAAGCCATCCTCAATCCCAATGCAGAGGTCGTGCTGCAAAAACGTTATCTGAAAAAGGGACTGGACGGGAAACCCATTGAAAGTCCGAAGGAAATGTTCTGGCGGGTGGCATCCGGCATTGCGTCCATGGAGGAAAACTATCCCAACTCGTCCTGGAAGGCAGAGGAGCTGGCCCGGACGTTTTACACCATGATGACCCAGTATGATTTTCTGCCCAATTCTCCCACGCTCATGAACGCGGGGACGGAACTGGGTCAGCTGGCGGCCTGCTTCGTGTTGCCGGTGGGCGACTCCATGGACGAAATTTTTGACGCGGTGAAGCACGCCGCTCTCATCCATAAATCCGGCGGAGGCACGGGTTTTTCCTTTACCCGGCTGCGGCCCAAGGACAGCCGGGTGGGCTCCACCGGCGGCGTAGCCTCCGGCCCCATTTCCTTTCTGAAAATTTTCAACACCGCCACGGAGCAGGTCAAACAGGGAGGAACCAGACGCGGGGCCAATATGGGCATCCTGCGCGTGGACCATCCGGATATTTTGGAGTTTATCCGCGCCAAGGAACGCGAAGGCGACCTGAATAATTTCAACCTGTCTGTAGCGCTCACGGAAAAATTCATGAATTCCGTGGAGAACGACGAAGAATACCCGCTTGTAGCTCCCCATACCGGCGAGATCGTCGAATACCTGAAGGCGCGGGAAGTATTCGAGCTCCTGGTGCGCAAAGCCTGGGAGAGCGGCGATCCGGGCATTATTTTTCTGGACCGCATCAACCGGGACAACCCCACGCCGGATCAGGGCGAAATGGAAAGCACCAATCCGTGCGGCGAGCAACCTCTTTTGCCCTATGAAGCGTGTAATCTGGGCTCCATCAATCTGGCCAGATTCGTCACGGAAGTGGACGACGTGCGTGGGGTGGACTGGGATCGTCTGCGCCAGACCGTACACCTGAGCGTGCGTTTTCTGGACAACGTGATCGACGCCTCGGAATACCCGCTGGAGCGCATCAGTCAGACCGTACGCCGGAACCGCAAAATCGGCCTTGGCATCATGGGTTGGGCCGATCTGCTCTACCAGCTGAGACTTCCCTACGACAGCCGTCGGGCCACCAGTCTGGCCGAAAAACTCATGGATTTCATCCAGAAGGAATCAAGGAGTGCATCCAAGGCCTTGGCCACTGAGCGCACGCCTTTTCCGGCCTATGAAACCTCCGTGTTCAAGAAACAGAATCTCGGCCCGTACCGTAACGCCACCACCACGACCATTGCGCCCACCGGCACCCTGTCCATCATAGCGGGCTGCTCTTCGGGCATCGAGCCTCTCTTTGCCCTGTGTTTCGTGCGTCAGGTCATGGATGGAGAAAAGCTGGCCGAAGCCAACAGCTTCTTTGTCCAGGCCCTGCATGAAGCGGGTTGCCATTCGGAAAAGCTGATGCAGGAAGTGGTGGAAAAAGGCTCCATCCAGCAAATGGAGTTTCTGCCGGAAGAACTGCGATCCGTATTCGTCACAGCCATGGACATCGAGCCGCAATGGCATCTCAAAATGCAGGCCGCTTTTCAGAAGCATACAGACAACGCCGTATCCAAAACAGTGAACCTACCCAATTCTTCCACCCAGGAAGACATCTATAAAATCTACTGGATGGCCTATGAAGAAGGATGCAAGGGTGTGACGGTATACCGGGACGGCTGCAAGAGCGTGCAGGTGCTGTGTACCGGCGACGGCAAGAAAGAGGAAAAGAAGGCCGAGGAATCCAGGCCCATGGACCGTCCGGACATTGTCTACGGCTTTACCCAGAAAGTCCGCACGGGCCTTGGCGACCTCTACCTGACGGTAAACGAAGTGGACGGCAAGCCTTTCGAGGTTTTCGCGACCATTGGCCGGTCCGGCAGATCCATCACCGCCAAGGCCGAAGCCATCGGCCGTCTGGTTTCCCTGGCCTTGCGCTCGGGCGTGCATGTGCGGGAGATCGTCAAGCAGCTCAAAGGCATCGGCGGAGAACACCCGGTCTTTCAGAAGAAGGATATGCTTCTCTCCATCCCTGACGCCGTGTCCTGGGTTTTTGAAAACAGATACCTTCAGGACAATTCACTGCGGAATCTTGCGAAATCCCTGTCCAAAGCCGATTGTCCCGAATGTTTCGGGGAGCTTGTCTTTCAGGAAGGATGCTTTGTGTGCCCGTCTTGCGGGTTCACGAAGTGCGGATAA
- a CDS encoding Bax inhibitor-1 family protein, whose amino-acid sequence MTHRTISQPRTDVQVTNLFLRGVYNWMTLGLGLTALVAYLVAATPAVAQTIFTNPILLWGLLLGQIGLVFAISGAIHRMSAGTATGLFLLYSALNGATLSSILLVYTTASIFKAFIVCTGMFAAMSVYGATTKKDLTSWGSFLFMGLIGIIIASLVNIFMASSALDFVISGVGVLVFIGLTAYDTQKLKIMGESAPMDDALAVRRGTILGALTLYLDFINLFLFLLRFFGASRD is encoded by the coding sequence ATGACCCACAGGACCATTTCCCAGCCGCGCACCGACGTACAGGTCACCAATCTTTTTCTGCGCGGCGTGTACAACTGGATGACCCTGGGCCTGGGACTGACCGCCCTGGTGGCGTATCTGGTGGCCGCCACTCCGGCTGTGGCCCAAACCATTTTCACCAATCCCATCTTGCTCTGGGGGCTTCTTCTGGGCCAGATCGGTCTGGTGTTCGCCATCTCCGGAGCCATACACCGCATGTCCGCAGGAACGGCCACGGGCCTTTTTCTATTGTACAGCGCCCTGAACGGAGCCACCCTGTCTTCTATTCTTCTGGTGTACACCACGGCCTCCATTTTCAAGGCCTTTATCGTGTGCACGGGCATGTTCGCAGCCATGAGCGTCTATGGGGCCACCACCAAAAAAGACCTGACCTCCTGGGGTTCCTTTCTGTTCATGGGACTCATCGGCATTATCATAGCCTCTCTTGTTAATATCTTCATGGCCAGCTCGGCTCTGGATTTCGTCATCAGCGGCGTGGGCGTACTGGTTTTCATCGGCCTCACGGCCTATGACACCCAGAAGCTCAAAATCATGGGCGAATCCGCACCCATGGACGATGCGCTGGCCGTCCGGCGCGGCACCATTCTGGGCGCTCTGACCCTGTATCTGGATTTCATCAACCTGTTCCTGTTTCTGCTCCGCTTTTTCGGCGCTTCCCGGGATTAA
- a CDS encoding FecCD family ABC transporter permease, producing MRARAYVSALFFLLCAAALGSLTLGRYPVGMADLAGFLGLGPDMDPDRMRLTRTLILDIRLPRILAAVCVGASLAASGSAFQAMFVNPLVSPGLLGVLSGASLGAALGMLFSIRWFVVQFSTFVFGLLAVGLAMLMARMYRGDRLLLLVLSGIVVSALFTALLSLVKYMADPYDQLPAITYWLMGGFSLIDRESILLMGPLMLLGIGVMLSLSGYLNVLTMGDEEARALGVRVTLVRTVLILAATLVSSLTVAAGGVIGWVGLIIPHVGRMLVGPDNRVLLPVSVLLGAIYLLVMDNLSRLIFPVEIPLGILTAILGIPVFAAALRSSRGGWS from the coding sequence ATGAGAGCGCGGGCGTATGTGTCGGCGCTGTTTTTTCTGCTTTGCGCCGCAGCTCTGGGCTCGCTGACCCTGGGCCGCTATCCTGTCGGCATGGCCGATCTGGCCGGATTTCTGGGCCTTGGTCCGGACATGGACCCGGACCGGATGCGCCTGACCCGCACCCTCATCCTGGATATCCGTCTGCCGCGCATTCTGGCGGCCGTTTGTGTCGGGGCCTCTCTGGCCGCTTCAGGAAGCGCGTTTCAGGCCATGTTCGTCAATCCGCTGGTATCCCCCGGCCTGCTGGGTGTCCTTTCCGGCGCGTCGCTGGGCGCGGCCCTGGGGATGCTCTTTTCCATCCGCTGGTTCGTGGTGCAGTTCAGCACTTTCGTCTTCGGCCTGCTGGCCGTGGGGCTGGCCATGCTCATGGCTCGCATGTACCGGGGCGACCGCCTGCTTCTGCTGGTCTTGAGCGGCATCGTGGTCTCGGCCCTGTTCACGGCCCTGCTGTCTCTGGTCAAATACATGGCCGATCCGTATGATCAGCTTCCGGCCATCACCTACTGGCTCATGGGCGGTTTTTCCCTGATCGACCGGGAATCCATACTGCTCATGGGGCCCCTCATGCTGCTTGGCATCGGCGTGATGCTGAGCCTTTCGGGTTATCTGAACGTCCTGACCATGGGTGACGAGGAGGCCCGGGCTCTGGGCGTGCGGGTGACGCTGGTCAGGACCGTGCTCATCCTCGCGGCCACGCTGGTCAGCAGTCTGACCGTGGCGGCGGGCGGGGTCATCGGCTGGGTGGGGCTCATCATACCACATGTGGGGCGCATGCTGGTGGGGCCGGACAACCGCGTGCTCCTGCCCGTTTCGGTTCTGCTCGGAGCCATTTATCTCCTTGTCATGGACAATCTGTCCCGGCTGATTTTTCCGGTGGAAATTCCTCTGGGCATCCTGACCGCCATTCTGGGCATCCCGGTGTTCGCCGCGGCCCTGCGTTCCAGCCGGGGCGGGTGGAGCTGA
- a CDS encoding sodium:proton antiporter: MRKSVVLFSCLAAAGLMLFALLPEAFAAGDLHHEAEEIGKQLGVLWVVPFACMLLSIAIMPLAAPHFWHHHYGKVAAFWGIAFLAPFAIVHGFELALYSVVHTLFLEYISFIVLLFSLFTIAGGVCLRGSLVGRPMVNTVILLIGTLLASWMGTTGAAMLLIRPLMRAISYRKYKVHTIVFFIFLVANIGGSLTPLGDPPLFLGFLKGVSFFWTTVHMFIPFTLLAAILLALYFAIDTFFFNKEGWPESPDAGKDGKLRLEGTHNLLLLGGVVAGVLMSGVWQPEGGVTIYHVHVELQNIVRDVLLLILAVISLKTTPHEIRRRNEFDWEPIREVAKLFSGIFISMIPAIAILRAGMDGALSGLISMVRTADGLDNHTMFFWLTGLLSSFLDNAPTYLVFFNTAGGDAHRLMSEAGTLLAISAGAVFMGANTYIGNAPNFMVRSIAESGGIKMPSFFGYMAWSVGILIPSFILMTVLFFH; this comes from the coding sequence ATGCGGAAAAGCGTTGTGTTGTTTTCTTGTCTGGCCGCTGCGGGGCTGATGCTGTTCGCCCTGCTGCCCGAAGCGTTCGCCGCGGGAGACCTGCATCACGAAGCCGAGGAAATCGGCAAGCAGCTCGGCGTGCTCTGGGTCGTGCCTTTTGCGTGCATGCTTCTGTCCATCGCCATCATGCCACTGGCCGCTCCCCATTTCTGGCATCATCATTACGGCAAAGTGGCCGCCTTCTGGGGGATCGCCTTCCTCGCCCCCTTCGCCATTGTCCACGGCTTCGAACTAGCTCTTTATTCCGTGGTGCACACTCTTTTTCTGGAATACATCTCGTTCATCGTTCTGCTCTTTTCACTGTTCACCATCGCCGGGGGCGTTTGTCTGCGCGGCTCGCTGGTGGGACGGCCCATGGTGAACACGGTCATTCTGCTGATCGGCACCCTACTGGCCAGCTGGATGGGCACCACGGGGGCGGCCATGCTCCTCATCCGGCCCCTGATGAGGGCCATCTCCTACCGCAAGTACAAGGTGCACACCATCGTCTTTTTCATCTTTCTGGTGGCCAATATCGGCGGCAGCCTCACGCCGCTTGGCGATCCGCCCCTGTTTCTGGGCTTTCTGAAGGGCGTGTCCTTCTTCTGGACCACGGTGCACATGTTCATCCCCTTCACCCTGCTGGCCGCCATCCTGCTGGCTCTTTATTTCGCCATCGACACCTTCTTCTTCAACAAGGAAGGCTGGCCCGAATCTCCCGACGCGGGCAAGGACGGCAAGCTTCGCCTGGAAGGCACGCACAACCTGCTGCTCCTTGGCGGCGTGGTGGCCGGTGTGCTCATGAGCGGCGTGTGGCAGCCCGAAGGCGGCGTGACCATCTACCACGTACATGTGGAATTGCAGAACATCGTGCGCGACGTGCTGCTGCTCATTCTGGCCGTCATCAGCCTGAAGACCACGCCGCACGAAATCCGGCGCAGAAACGAGTTCGACTGGGAACCCATCCGCGAAGTGGCCAAGCTCTTCTCGGGCATCTTCATCTCCATGATCCCGGCCATCGCCATTTTGCGCGCTGGCATGGACGGCGCGTTGAGCGGCCTCATCTCCATGGTCAGAACCGCCGACGGTCTGGACAATCACACCATGTTCTTCTGGCTCACCGGATTGCTGTCGAGCTTTCTGGACAACGCCCCCACCTATCTGGTGTTCTTCAACACCGCGGGCGGCGATGCTCACCGTCTCATGAGCGAGGCGGGCACCCTGCTGGCCATTTCCGCCGGCGCGGTGTTCATGGGTGCCAATACCTACATCGGCAACGCCCCGAACTTCATGGTCCGGTCCATCGCCGAATCGGGCGGCATCAAGATGCCCAGCTTCTTCGGCTACATGGCCTGGTCCGTGGGCATTCTGATTCCTTCCTTCATTCTGATGACCGTGCTCTTTTTCCACTAA
- a CDS encoding prepilin-type N-terminal cleavage/methylation domain-containing protein, which produces MNRFRKSEQGFTLVELLIVVAIIGILAAIAIPQYAKYKRNAAIASCQGAIKSCVSDAASRYAENSSKIQLKCPIDGKADAVTIDIDGATGIMKNATVAEFTGQSGYKIKGAFNSEIGNVTCEAKSN; this is translated from the coding sequence ATGAATCGTTTTCGTAAATCCGAGCAGGGCTTTACTCTGGTCGAACTGTTGATCGTTGTGGCCATCATCGGTATTCTGGCCGCCATTGCTATCCCGCAGTATGCCAAGTATAAACGAAATGCTGCTATTGCCAGTTGCCAAGGAGCTATTAAATCTTGCGTTAGTGATGCGGCGTCTCGTTATGCGGAAAATAGCTCCAAGATTCAGTTGAAGTGCCCCATAGATGGTAAGGCAGATGCTGTTACAATTGATATTGATGGGGCTACAGGTATCATGAAAAATGCGACGGTTGCTGAATTCACTGGCCAGAGTGGTTACAAAATTAAGGGTGCCTTTAATTCTGAGATAGGCAATGTTACGTGCGAAGCTAAGAGCAACTAG
- a CDS encoding class I SAM-dependent methyltransferase translates to MSFKAGAELRERTENMDYQHLDWNQIWRTHHARKMLHERRGPGHWDKRAKDFTRAVARGDYVEQFLDICRILPGETVLDVGAAAGTLAVPLASRAASVTALEPSKVMRELLAERCRDGGIGNVRIVNGRWEDDWPALDIEAHDVTIASRSLIVDDLAMAVDKLRRHTRRRAYITTLVGDGPFDRGLIAGAGREFTPGLDYIVVLNYLRQIGIFAQLTFTTHHEARIFPTLDEAVEGLSWMVHDITAEEKIRLREYLDGALVRENGMLRLPTRPVRWAVLWWDEEGPCGQEA, encoded by the coding sequence ATGAGTTTCAAAGCCGGGGCGGAACTCCGCGAAAGGACGGAGAACATGGATTATCAGCATCTTGACTGGAATCAGATCTGGCGCACGCACCATGCGCGGAAAATGCTGCATGAGCGGCGCGGTCCCGGCCACTGGGACAAGCGGGCCAAGGATTTCACCAGGGCCGTGGCCCGTGGCGACTATGTGGAGCAGTTTCTGGACATCTGCCGGATTCTGCCCGGAGAGACGGTGCTGGATGTCGGTGCGGCCGCCGGGACCTTGGCCGTGCCTCTGGCGTCGCGTGCCGCTTCCGTCACCGCCCTGGAGCCCTCGAAGGTCATGCGGGAACTGCTGGCGGAACGCTGCCGGGACGGCGGCATCGGGAACGTGCGCATCGTCAACGGCCGCTGGGAGGACGACTGGCCGGCTCTGGACATTGAAGCGCACGACGTGACCATCGCCTCGCGGTCCCTCATTGTGGACGATCTGGCCATGGCTGTGGACAAGCTGCGGCGCCATACCCGCCGCCGGGCGTACATCACCACGCTGGTTGGCGACGGCCCCTTTGACCGCGGCCTGATCGCCGGAGCCGGACGGGAGTTCACGCCCGGCCTCGATTACATCGTGGTACTCAATTACCTGCGCCAGATCGGCATCTTCGCCCAGCTGACCTTCACCACGCATCACGAAGCCCGGATTTTTCCCACGCTGGACGAGGCCGTGGAGGGTCTGTCCTGGATGGTGCACGACATTACCGCGGAAGAAAAAATCCGCCTGCGGGAATATCTGGACGGCGCGCTGGTCCGGGAAAACGGAATGCTGCGGCTGCCCACGCGGCCCGTGCGCTGGGCCGTGCTGTGGTGGGACGAGGAGGGACCATGCGGACAGGAGGCCTGA
- the lpxB gene encoding lipid-A-disaccharide synthase has product MTDSLWINAGEASGDLHGQLLIRALRQLCPDLSIAGMAGPAMRAEGMVSPLHTEALSVMGLTEVLTRLPGIFSMLHRIREELSSRRPGAVVLIDAPEFHFRMARIARSLGIPVIYYISPKLWAWREGRVRFLREHVDRLISILPFEVDFYARHGMKIDYVGHPLLDTVRSAHILDTPRQDHRIGILPGSRTSEITRLLPIFSRAADLLSGVFPDLKFVLPVAPGMSPELLTRFWTAQVPVSFTDSARRYETMRSCRAIMAASGTATLETALLETPTAVAYKVSNISFALGKRLVRTPYVSLPNLILNAPVFPELLQDDATAAAIATHMSRWIPETRVRAAMLDRLKRLPDLLGNGGAALRAARIVLDVLHR; this is encoded by the coding sequence ATGACTGATTCTCTCTGGATCAACGCGGGAGAAGCATCCGGCGATCTGCACGGCCAGCTTCTGATCCGCGCCCTGCGCCAACTGTGTCCGGATCTGTCCATCGCAGGCATGGCGGGTCCGGCCATGCGGGCCGAGGGAATGGTCAGTCCGCTGCACACAGAAGCTCTTTCCGTCATGGGTCTGACCGAGGTACTCACCCGGCTGCCCGGCATATTTTCCATGCTGCACCGCATCCGGGAGGAACTCTCCTCCCGCCGGCCCGGCGCAGTGGTGCTCATCGACGCTCCGGAGTTCCATTTCCGGATGGCCCGTATCGCCCGCTCTCTGGGCATTCCCGTCATCTATTACATAAGCCCCAAGCTCTGGGCCTGGCGCGAAGGCCGGGTGCGCTTTCTGCGCGAGCATGTGGACCGGCTCATCTCCATCCTGCCTTTCGAGGTGGATTTCTACGCCCGCCACGGCATGAAGATCGACTATGTGGGGCACCCCCTGCTGGATACGGTACGCTCCGCACACATTCTGGACACGCCCCGGCAGGATCACCGGATCGGCATTCTGCCGGGCAGCCGGACCAGCGAGATTACACGACTCCTGCCGATTTTTTCCCGAGCGGCAGACCTTTTATCCGGCGTTTTCCCGGACCTGAAGTTCGTCCTCCCTGTGGCACCCGGTATGAGCCCGGAGCTTCTCACCCGTTTCTGGACGGCGCAAGTCCCCGTATCCTTCACGGACAGCGCCCGGCGGTATGAGACCATGCGCTCCTGCCGGGCGATCATGGCCGCTTCAGGCACGGCGACACTGGAAACGGCATTGCTGGAGACGCCGACAGCTGTCGCCTACAAGGTCTCGAATATAAGTTTCGCCCTGGGCAAACGCTTGGTCAGAACGCCGTACGTATCCCTGCCCAATCTGATCCTGAATGCGCCGGTCTTTCCCGAACTGCTGCAAGACGACGCCACCGCGGCCGCCATCGCCACCCACATGAGCCGCTGGATTCCTGAAACGCGGGTCAGAGCGGCCATGCTGGATCGGCTGAAGCGGCTCCCGGACTTGTTAGGAAATGGCGGGGCTGCCCTGCGGGCCGCGCGGATTGTTCTGGACGTTTTACACCGATGA
- a CDS encoding ABC transporter substrate-binding protein, translating into MRTGGLRTCGLLFFVLLFWGGPLSVPAAEITDMAGRTVLLPDREPRIFCASPPSLYLLYSLDPSLAAGLNFPLNEREKKYLRPDFARLPVLGGWFGQGRTPNLETLLTVRPDFILAWYSVRGAANDVIENMGRTLGIPVVYVRLDTLRQYAEAFEFLGRVLKREERGAALARETRRILDEVEPVLAGIPEEGRVSVYYAQGLDGLKTECDTSVHAELINLAGGRNIHSCQARSGFGMEPVTLEEVLLGEPEVILAKEEAFFRSVRENPAWSQVRAVRDGRVLLIPSSPFNWFDRPPSFMRILGLCWLTKELHPGRYSKDLVAETKSFYRLFLGVELDDDAAWAVIGP; encoded by the coding sequence ATGCGGACAGGAGGCCTGAGGACCTGCGGGCTGCTTTTTTTCGTGCTTCTGTTCTGGGGCGGGCCGTTGTCCGTTCCGGCGGCGGAAATCACGGACATGGCCGGGCGTACGGTGCTTCTGCCGGACAGAGAACCCAGGATATTCTGTGCCTCGCCTCCGTCTCTCTACCTGCTCTACTCTCTGGACCCGTCCCTTGCCGCCGGGCTCAATTTTCCCCTGAACGAGCGCGAAAAAAAGTACCTGCGCCCGGATTTCGCCCGGTTGCCCGTGCTGGGCGGATGGTTCGGCCAGGGCCGGACGCCGAATCTGGAGACGCTTCTGACCGTGCGCCCAGATTTCATCCTGGCTTGGTATTCGGTGCGCGGCGCTGCCAACGACGTCATCGAGAACATGGGGCGGACCTTGGGCATTCCCGTGGTCTATGTGCGGCTGGATACGCTCAGGCAATATGCCGAAGCCTTCGAGTTTCTGGGGCGCGTCCTGAAGCGGGAGGAACGGGGCGCGGCTCTGGCCAGGGAAACCCGGCGCATACTGGACGAGGTGGAGCCCGTGCTGGCGGGCATCCCGGAAGAGGGGCGCGTTTCCGTTTATTACGCCCAGGGGCTGGACGGCCTGAAGACCGAGTGCGACACGTCGGTGCACGCGGAGCTGATCAATCTGGCCGGAGGCCGCAACATTCATTCCTGCCAGGCCCGAAGCGGCTTCGGTATGGAGCCTGTGACCCTGGAGGAAGTGCTTCTGGGCGAGCCCGAAGTCATCCTGGCCAAGGAGGAGGCGTTTTTCCGCTCCGTGCGGGAAAACCCGGCCTGGAGCCAGGTCCGGGCCGTGCGCGACGGACGGGTGCTGCTCATTCCGTCCTCGCCCTTCAACTGGTTCGACCGGCCGCCGTCTTTCATGCGCATTCTGGGTCTGTGCTGGCTGACAAAGGAGCTTCATCCCGGCCGCTACTCCAAGGACTTGGTGGCGGAAACAAAATCTTTCTACCGTCTGTTTCTGGGCGTGGAGCTGGATGACGACGCGGCCTGGGCGGTGATCGGCCCATGA